The Deinococcus puniceus genome segment AGCGGAGTTTAGCGGCAGGCGGCAAAGGTGCTGATGGGGATATGGAACAGCTTTTTGTCGGCCAGATTAGGGCTTTTGAGATAGAGGCCATCTTTGGCCCAACGCACGCGAGAAAGTGAAAAAGATCCGCTCGAATCCGGGCCAAACCAATACTCCTCCCTGTAAACCTGCGTATTGGATTTCAAGCAGCGAATTTCCAAGACTGAGGTCAGATCAGAATAGTCCCGGCCAATCATTTTGATTTGACCGCCATTATTGAAACTGATTGGTGAAACGGCCAATGCTCGCGGTGCATATTGCGTCACCCGGTAACTTCCTACGACGTATAACACCATGAGTACGCTGTAGGCAAGGACGAAAAGCAGCCCCAAACCAACCAGAATCTTCACCGCTCGGCCAGCTATGAACAGCGTGAACTCTGCGGCCTCACGCCAAGGCTTGAGTTTCATGACCCGTAGAATCTCAAACTTTTATTGACCCGTCATCCGCCGAAAGTTCTGCCCCATTTCCAGCGCGGGATTTAGCAGCAAAGGTGCTGATGGCAATGTGAAACACCTTCTTTTCGGCTAAACTAGTGCTTATTCAGCGCACCCTAGCGCCTTCGCAATCTACCTGTAAGTGGGCCATAGGCACAGCAAAAAATGTCAGTGCTGTGACCTCTGCCGTATATCGTCCCTCGGTGACATATGGACGCCCTCCGCACTTTCCAACTTCAGACTCTTTCACGATAGAAGAGACTGAAAGACGTTGAATGATCACTTTTTGCAGTGGGTGACGCAAAAGATTCTTGGCATCACGCAAGGCATGGAGGCTAAAAATCCTTTCTTGCGCCGAAGCCGGAGAAGGAAGCGCGGGCGTTAGACGTGGTAGACCAATTCCCAGAAGAGCAACAACGACAAAGACAGCGACAGTTCGTGTGACTGACGATGACGTAAAATCTGCGCCCTCACGCCTAAGCTTGAGCTTCATGACCCGTAGAATCTCAAACTTTTATTGACCTGTCATCCACCCAAAGTTCTGACCAGCCCCCACACCACCAATCCCACCCCAACCACCAAGGCCACACCCAGCGCGGGCAGCAGCCAGGGCAGGCGGCGTTGCAGGGCGGCGCTGCGGGCGCGGGCGTCATTCAGAACCGGGGCGGGCAGACTGCGGGCGGCGAGGGCCAGAATCGTCGGCACGATCACCAGATCATCTCCCAGCCCCAGCAAAGGCGTCAGATCGGGGAGCAAATCCAGCGGGCTGACGGCGTAAATAATGGCAATCAGCGCGGCAGCTTTGGCGGGCAGCGGCGTTCGGCGGTCTGCCAGAGAAAACAGCAGGGCCAGGGCGTCACGCCATATGGGACGGATGCGGGCAATCACGCCCACAGATACGCGGTCTAGAGGTTCAGAGTTGCGTCTGCTATTGTGGCGGGTAGTCGTGGCCGCCTTAGGGTGCGCCGCGCCGGAGGCCACAGCAATATGACTCGCGCTAGCGAGCCGTCGTGTACCGCGAGGACACGTTCAGGAACGGACACTGCAACCATCATCCAACATCCAGCCCTTATGGGTTGGCCCTGCCGCGTGCAGAGAGCGTTTCTGTGTTGATCCCGATGTTTGTAACCCGTTCCGGCCTCCAGTCCGGTTCGGGGATGTGTGCATGGTTCTGGCAGGCCGCCCCGATATGTGTTAAAGTCTTTGCTTGGTGATCCGCGCTTACTCGCGTGGATGGGCAGCACCCCCCCGGCAGCGTTCTGGGGCGGGGACAGCAGGAGGAACGACCAATGTTTGCAATTATTCAAACGGGCGGCAAGCAGTACCGCGTGCAGGAAGGCGACGTCTTGCGCGTTGAGAACCTGAAGGCCGATGCGGGCGACAAGATGGATCTCAAGCCCCTTTTCGTGGGCGGCGACAACGCCCTGTTCGGTGACGCCGTGAGCAACTTTACGGTGCAGGCCGAAGTCATGGCGCACGGACGCGGCGACAAAATCTACGTCCGTAAGTACAAGA includes the following:
- a CDS encoding DUF1232 domain-containing protein translates to MIARIRPIWRDALALLFSLADRRTPLPAKAAALIAIIYAVSPLDLLPDLTPLLGLGDDLVIVPTILALAARSLPAPVLNDARARSAALQRRLPWLLPALGVALVVGVGLVVWGLVRTLGG
- the rplU gene encoding 50S ribosomal protein L21 — its product is MFAIIQTGGKQYRVQEGDVLRVENLKADAGDKMDLKPLFVGGDNALFGDAVSNFTVQAEVMAHGRGDKIYVRKYKSGVQYRKRTGHRQGFTAIKILGIKG